A region from the Brassica napus cultivar Da-Ae chromosome C8, Da-Ae, whole genome shotgun sequence genome encodes:
- the LOC111213437 gene encoding uncharacterized protein LOC111213437 gives MTASILSSIIVLLLFIIPSLFVDAHVEHRKLSGTKETMTMRRNLEGSGHVNSKIATPGSTSRHSGQKNIQHKPSKTRPDQLKSRISYGALKRSQVPCTSRYPCHRSITAQPPSSSNNSRS, from the exons ATGACGGCTTCTATACTCTCGTCCATCATTGTCTTGCTTCTTTTTATCATACCTTCACTTTTCGTTGATGCTCATGTGGAACACCGTAAATTAA GTGGAACAAAAGAGACGATGACCATGAGGAGGAACTTGGAAGGAAGTGGGCACGTCAATTCCAAAATTGCAACTCCGGGGAGCACGTCACGGCACTCCGGACAGAAAAACATTCAACATAAACCGTCCAAAACTCGTCCTGATCAGTTGAAGTCACGCATAAGTTACGGAG CCCTTAAAAGATCACAAGTACCATGCACCTCCCGCTACCCATGTCACCGTTCAATTACAGCTCAGCCTCCAAGCTCTTCCAACAATAGTCGTTCCTAA
- the LOC106407057 gene encoding uncharacterized protein LOC106407057: protein MGDLVTTTVKKDGGASSISCPMLTATNYTVWSIRMKLLLRVHKVWEIIENESVESDKNDIATALLFQSIPETMILQTGGLDTARKVWDAIKTRYVGADRVREARLQTLMTEFDRLKMKDTEKIDDFVGKLSELSSKSAALGESMDESKLVKKFLSCLPRKKYIHIVASIEQMLDLKTTSFEDIVGRLKTYEERIHDEEEDTQESQSKLMYANSEQHPQRDYGEYRGRGRGGRYYGRGRGRGRSYWDSRDATKIICYRCDKIGHFAASCPDRLLKLQETTESRDGDETQEADRLMMHEIVYLNERNVKPKEFESNTDGDRIWYLDNGASNHMTGNRSYFNEIDETITGKVRFGDDSRIDIKGKGSILFISQDGKRKILADVYFIPALKSNIISLGQATESGCDVRMKENYLTLHDKDGNMIVKASRARNRLYKVVMEIEEPKCLQTQIKCEFSVWHARLGHLGYDAMKTMVREELVIGLPQLKVTKDTCESCLRAKQTRRPFPTSTSYRASTILELVHADLCGPITPPTAGRSRYIFVLIDDHSRYMWSILLKEKGEAFEKFVRFKKIVEQDTGATIKTLRTDRGGEFTSSEFQDFCEVSGIQRHLTAPYTPQQNGVVERRNRTLLEMTRSILTHMQVPNYLWGEAVRHSTYLINRLATKTLSSQTPYEAFKCRKPNIQHIRVFGCIAHAKIESKSLRKLDSRSRTLVHLGTEPGSKAYRLFDPTQQRIYVSRDVVFEENKTWEWNRTGSEEAKNTGTLTVTFGEYGNQGLEESSNVLPSSSVVHEDGVEEDKHNSQEETDEETEHYQPRRSNRTSKMPAYLDDYILLAEEEGERLLLLLNEEPWDFESAMEEKVWRDACEEEIKSIVKNKTWDLVDLPPGAKPIGLKWIFKIKRNADGSINKHKSRLVAKGYIQRHGIDFDEVFAPVARIETVRFIIALAASKGWEIHHLDVKTAFLHGELKEEVYVKQPEGFEVEGEEYKVYKLNKALYGLRQAPRAWNAKLNKVLGHLKFTRCSKEPALYRKQEGNHCLLVAVYVDDLLITGSDQGLIYEFKKEMSSNFEMSDLGLLSYYLGIEVYQEKGRITLNQRRYANKILSEAGMAECNATHTPMEFGLKVSKAADEESIDDKDFRRKIGCLRYLLHTRPDLAFSVGLLSRYMHDPKASHGTALKAVLRYLKGTTSLGLVYKRSSGIVLKGFSDSSHNIDEDDGRSTTGHIFYLNDCPITWCSQKQETVALSSCEAEFMAATEAAKQAIWLQELLEEVLEETNEKVVIWLDNKSAIALTKNPVFHGRSKHIHKRYHFIRECIENELVDVQHIPGAEQKADILTKALGRIKFKEMKDLVGVQDVEEANFKFKGENVRDKHEVNLEKKLKQS from the coding sequence ATGGGTGATTTGGTTACTACAACGGTTAAGAAGGATGGCGGAGCATCCTCTATCAGTTGCCCGATGCTAACAGCAACTAACTACACCGTGTGGTCAATTCGAATGAAGCTTTTACTTAGGGTTCATAAGGTATGGGAGATAATTGAGAATGAATCTGTTGAAAGCGACAAGAATGATATTGCGACGGCTCTTCTGTTTCAGTCCATCCCGGAAACAATGATCTTACAAACCGGAGGACTCGACACCGCAAGGAAGGTATGGGATGCGATCAAAACTCGGTATGTGGGAGCTGACAGAGTTCGAGAGGCGCGACTACAAACCTTAATGACTGAATTCGACCGCTTGAAGATGAAAGACACCGAAAAGATTGATGACTTTGTGGGCAAGCTATCAGAATTATCATCAAAGTCAGCTGCATTAGGCGAAAGTATGGATGAATCAAAGCTCGTGAAAAAGTTCTTATCGTGTTTACCACGTAAGAAGTACATTCACATCGTTGCCTCCATAGAACAGATGTTGGATCTGAAGACTACAAGCTTCGAAGACATTGTAGGTCGTCTGAAAACATACGAAGAACGTAttcatgatgaagaagaagatacacAGGAGAGTCAAAGCAAACTCATGTACGCTAATTCAGAACAACATCCACAACGCGACTATGGTGAATACAGAGGGCGTGGTCGAGGTGGCCGATATTATGGCAGAGGAAGAGGACGCGGTAGGTCGTATTGGGACAGTCGAGACGCGACAAAGATCATATGTTATAGATGTGATAAAATAGGACACTTTGCAGCCTCATGTCCTGATAGATTACTCAAGTTACAAGAGACAACTGAGAGTAGGGATGGAGACGAAACCCAAGAAGCCGATAGACTCATGATGCATGAAATCGTTTACCTCAATGAACGTAATGTGAAACCCAAAGAGTTTGAATCCAATACCGATGGCGATAGAATATGGTATTTAGACAACGGAGCCAGTAATCACATGACTGGAAATCGAAGCTACTTCAATGAAATAGACGAAACAATCACTGGAAAGGTTCGGTTTGGAGATGATTCAAGAATAGACATTAAGGGAAAAGGATCTATTTTGTTTATAAGTCAAGacggaaaaagaaaaattcttgCAGATGTCTACTTCATCCCAGCACTTAAGAGCAATATCATCAGTCTCGGACAGGCCACGGAATCGGGATGTGACGTAAGGATGAAAGAGAACTACCTGACCTTACACGACAAGGATGGTAATATGATTGTGAAAGCTTCGAGAGCAAGGAATCGATTATACAAAGTGGTGATGGAGATAGAAGAACCAAAGTGCCTACAAACTCAAATAAAATGTGAATTCTCTGTCTGGCATGCACGTCTAGGACACCTTGGATACGATGCTATGAAAACCATGGTAAGAGAGGAACTCGTTATCGGTCTTCCTCAGTTGAAAGTCACGAAAGATACATGTGAATCTTGCTTGCGTGCAAAGCAAACAAGACGACCCTTTCCAACTTCAACCTCATATCGTGCATCTACAATCCTGGAGCTCGTACACGCTGATCTCTGCGGGCCAATAACACCACCCACTGCAGGAAGAAGCAGATATATATTCGTGCTTATAGACGATCACTCGCGTTATATGTGGTCTATTCTCTTGAAAGAAAAGGGAGAAGCTTTCGAAAAATTTGTACGGTTTAAGAAGATTGTGGAACAAGATACCGGTGCAACCATTAAGACATTGAGAACAGATAGAGGGGGAGAGTTCACAAGCTCAGAGTTTCAAGATTTCTGTGAAGTATCAGGTATACAAAGACACCTAACCGCCCCATACACGCCACAACAGAACGGAGTAGTAGAGAGACGTAACCGAACCTTGTTAGAGATGACAAGGAGCATCTTAACTCACATGCAAGTGCCAAATTACCTGTGGGGAGAAGCGGTAAGACACTCAACCTATCTCATAAACCGATTAGCGACAAAAACATTGAGCAGTCAAACCCCGTATGAAGCGTTCAAATGCAGAAAACCTAATATCCAACATATACGAGTGTTTGGATGCATTGCGCATGCTAAAATAGAGTCAAAGAGCTTGAGAAAACTGGATAGCAGGTCTCGTACTTTAGTACACCTCGGTACCGAGCCCGGCTCTAAAGCATATAGGCTATTTGATCCTACACAGCAACGAATATACGTGAGCAGAGATGTAgtatttgaagaaaataaaacatgggAATGGAACAGAACTGGTAGTGAAGAAGCCAAGAACACAGGAACACTTACAGTTACGTTTGGAGAGTATGGGAATCAAGGACTTGAAGAATCAAGCAACGTGTTACCTAGCAGCAGTGTTGTACACGAAGATGGAGTCGAGGAAGATAAACACAACTCTCAAGAGGAAACCGATGAAGAAACAGAGCATTACCAACCTCGAAGGTCAAACAGAACCAGTAAAATGCCTGCTTATCTCGATGATTATATCCTTCTtgcagaagaggaaggagagcGTCTCTTACTTCTGTTGAACGAAGAACCGTGGGATTTCGAAAGCGCAATGGAAGAGAAGGTATGGCGCGATGCCTGTGAAGAAGAGATCAAATCGATTGTGAAGAACAAGACATGGGATCTCGTTGATCTTCCTCCAGGAGCCAAACCAATTGGTTTAAAATGGATTTTCAAGATCAAACGAAACGCAGACGGGAGTATCAACAAACATAAATCAAGACTAGTAGCAAAAGGATATATTCAACGTCATGGTATTGACTTCGATGAAGTATTTGCACCAGTTGCGCGCATTGAAACTGTTAGGTTCATTATTGCTCTAGCTGCATCAAAAGGATGGGAAATCCATCACTTAGATGTCAAGACCGCGTTCCTCCATGGAGAATTAAAAGAGGAGGTATATGTCAAGCAACCTGAGGGCTTTGAGGTAGAAGGAGAAGAATATAAggtatataaacttaataaagcCTTGTATGGTCTGAGACAAGCCCCGAGGGCATGGAACGCGAAGCTCAACAAAGTTCTTGGACATCTGAAGTTTACGAGATGTTCGAAAGAACCTGCATTGTACCGCAAGCAAGAGGGAAATCATTGTCTTCTCGTGGCCGTATATGTTGACGATCTTCTGATAACTGGTTCTGATCAGGGCCTGATATACGAGTTTAAAAAGGAGATGTCAAGTAACTTTGAGATGAGTGATCTCGGGCTATTGAGCTACTACCTAGGTATTGAAGTGTATCAAGAAAAAGGGAGGATCACATTGAATCAGCGAAGATATGCAAACAAGATCCTAAGTGAAGCAGGTATGGCTGAGTGTAATGCCACACACACTCCTATGGAGTTCGGTCTGAAGGTATCAAAGGCGGCAGATGAAGAGAGCATCGACGATAAAGATTTTAGACGTAAGATTGGGTGCTTGCGCTACCTACTCCACACTCGCCCGGACCTAGCATTCAGTGTAGGACTTCTCAGCAGATACATGCACGATCCTAAAGCATCACATGGCACAGCATTAAAAGCCGTTTTGAGATATCTAAAAGGGACGACTTCGTTAGGCCTCGTGTATAAGCGATCAAGCGGGATTGTACTCAAGGGATTCAGTGATTCAAGCCACAACATCGACGAAGATGACGGAAGAAGCACCACAGGTCACATATTCTACCTGAATGATTGTCCAATCACTTGGTGTTCTCAAAAGCAAGAGACTGTAGCTCTGTCATCATGTGAGGCTGAGTTTATGGCTGCAACCGAGGCTGCCAAACAAGCCATATGGCTTCAAGAACTCCTAGAAGAAGTTCTTGAAGAAACGAATGAGAAGGTGGTAATATGGCTTGACAACAAATCAGCTATAGCACTCACAAAGAACCCGGTCTTCCATGGTCGCAGCAAGCATATACACAAACGATATCACTTTATCCGAGAGTGCATTGAGAACGAGCTTGTCGACGTCCAACATATACCAGGAGCTGAACAAAAAGCAGATATTCTAACTAAAGCATTAGGAAGAATCAAGTTTAAGGAAATGAAAGATCTTGTGGGAGTTCAAGATGTTGAAGAAGCTAACTTCAAGTTTAAAGGGGAGAATGTTAGAGATAAACATGAAGTTAACTTAGAGAAGAAGTTAAAGCAATCCTAA
- the LOC111212345 gene encoding uncharacterized protein LOC111212345 translates to MEGEIDEECNGQFTCEEDKHVTDIASEVKEVNEETIIVKECQSSVDQMKEEVDNSLDSPKLEIVEEVALMEEKPEEVLQIGEKVLSNETPMTEMEIEKPSKLTKKDVNVVINRTRNSPMPDQVRTKQTTNKIATTLQENMGILMAEIVGNSSE, encoded by the exons ATGGAAGGCGAAATTGATGAAGAATGTAATGGGCAGTTCACTTGTGAAGAAGATAAGCATGTGACTGATATTGCTAGTGAGGTGAAGGAGGTTAATGAAGAAACTATCATTGTCAAGGAATGTCAAAGCTCGGTTGATCAGATGAAGGAAGAAGTTGACAACAGTCTGGATAGTCCTAAGCTGGAGATAGTAGAAGAGGTTGCCCTCATGGAGGAGAAACCAGAAGAGGTTTTACAAATTGGAGAGAAAGTTCTATCAAATGAAACGCCAATGACGGAGATGGAAATAGAGAAACCCTCAAAGCTAACCAAGAAGGATGTTAATGTGGTGATCAACCGTACAAGAAACTCTCCTATG CCTGATCAGGTGAGGACAAAACAGACAACTAACAAGATTGCaacaacactacaagaaaacatggggattctgatggccgaaatcgtcggaaattcgtcggaatag
- the LOC111212344 gene encoding uncharacterized protein LOC111212344, producing MAASVLSSIIFFLLFIMPSLFVDAHMEHRKLSGTKETMTMRRNLEGSGHANSKIATPGSTSRHSGQKNIQHKPSKTRPDQLQSRISYGALKRSQVPCTSRYRCDSSSTAQPPSSSNNIRS from the exons ATGGCGGCTTCTGTACTCTCGtccatcattttcttccttctttttATCATGCCTTCACTTTTTGTTGATGCTCATATGGAACACCGTAAATTAA GTGGAACAAAAGAGACGATGACCATGAGGAGGAACTTGGAAGGAAGTGGGCACGCCAATTCTAAAATTGCAACGCCGGGGAGCACGTCACGGCACTCCGGACAGAAAAACATTCAACATAAACCGTCCAAAACTCGTCCTGATCAGTTGCAGTCACGCATAAGTTACGGAG CCCTTAAAAGATCACAAGTACCATGCACCTCCCGCTACCGATGTGACAGTTCAAGTACAGCTCAGCCTCCAAGCTCTTCCAACAATATTCGTTCCTAA